In a genomic window of Streptomyces sp. SJL17-4:
- a CDS encoding glycosyl hydrolase — MSRLLPGPRAALVVLLAAVLVLLLSYDRIAPGDRHTASRAAPEPDPAPLPGVPSGFFTGSDEAGVRRIAQAQAWLGGGSLTVGHTYLPGDRWSNIEGHPALFEPWARWKEARPGRLFVLNVPMMDRSEAGLPDAEVRTGLRSGAAGAFDGHFRTLGERLVEHGLGDAVLVLGWEMNGTTYSHRCGPDPAAWKAYWRRVVEVLRGVAGQRFRLDFTPSRGRDAVEWPRCYPGDDVVDIIGMDAYDQPAGLSFEDQVAEEYGLEHHVRFAAAHGKPVSYPEWGLFRNGDNPAYVRGMLDWFAAHRPVYQTVTDYCPHGVWGCADNPESARVVRKALGGPPAGP; from the coding sequence GTGAGCCGTCTCCTTCCCGGGCCGCGGGCCGCACTCGTCGTGCTGCTCGCGGCCGTTCTCGTACTCCTGCTGTCCTACGACCGGATCGCGCCCGGCGACCGGCACACCGCGAGCAGGGCGGCGCCCGAGCCGGATCCGGCGCCGCTGCCCGGGGTGCCGTCCGGGTTCTTCACCGGCTCCGACGAGGCCGGGGTACGCAGGATCGCCCAGGCGCAGGCCTGGCTCGGCGGCGGGTCGCTGACCGTCGGGCACACCTATCTGCCGGGCGACCGCTGGTCCAACATCGAGGGCCATCCGGCGCTCTTCGAGCCCTGGGCGCGCTGGAAGGAGGCGCGGCCGGGGCGTCTTTTCGTGCTCAACGTGCCGATGATGGACCGCAGTGAGGCGGGGCTGCCGGACGCCGAGGTGCGGACGGGGCTGCGGAGCGGTGCGGCCGGAGCCTTCGACGGGCACTTCCGGACGCTGGGGGAGCGGCTGGTGGAGCACGGGCTCGGGGACGCGGTCCTGGTGCTCGGCTGGGAGATGAACGGCACCACGTACAGCCATCGCTGCGGGCCGGACCCGGCGGCCTGGAAGGCGTACTGGCGCCGGGTCGTCGAGGTGCTGCGGGGGGTGGCGGGGCAGCGGTTCCGCCTCGACTTCACCCCGAGCCGGGGGCGGGACGCCGTGGAATGGCCGCGCTGCTACCCGGGGGACGACGTCGTCGACATCATCGGGATGGACGCGTACGACCAGCCCGCGGGGCTCTCCTTCGAGGACCAGGTGGCCGAGGAGTACGGGCTCGAACATCACGTGCGGTTCGCGGCGGCGCACGGCAAGCCGGTCTCGTACCCGGAGTGGGGGCTCTTCCGGAACGGCGACAACCCGGCGTACGTCCGGGGGATGCTGGACTGGTTCGCGGCCCACCGGCCCGTCTACCAGACGGTCACCGACTACTGCCCGCACGGGGTGTGGGGGTGCGCCGACAATCCCGAGTCGGCGCGGGTGGTCAGGAAGGCACTGGGAGGGCCGCCGGCCGGCCCGTGA
- a CDS encoding vitamin K epoxide reductase family protein — protein MATVNVRGGVPEQRQEREESARGTAGAIGGSRALAWMLMITGAAGVLSGWVITIDKFKLLEDPGFQPGCSLNPVVSCGNIMKSEQAGVFGFPNPMLGLVTYAVVVALGAGLLAGARYRGWLWLGLNAGMLFGVGFCTWLMYQSLYEINSLCLWCCLAWVATIVMFWYVTAHNVRHGVIPAPAGVRTFLGEFTFALPVLHIGIIGMLILTRWWEFWTS, from the coding sequence ATGGCGACGGTGAACGTACGGGGCGGGGTGCCGGAGCAGCGGCAGGAGCGGGAGGAGTCCGCGCGGGGGACCGCGGGGGCCATCGGTGGGAGCCGGGCCCTCGCCTGGATGCTGATGATCACCGGGGCGGCGGGCGTGCTGTCCGGCTGGGTGATCACGATCGACAAGTTCAAGCTCCTTGAGGACCCCGGCTTCCAGCCCGGGTGCAGCCTCAACCCGGTCGTGTCCTGCGGCAACATCATGAAGAGCGAGCAGGCGGGGGTCTTCGGCTTCCCCAACCCGATGCTCGGGCTCGTCACGTACGCCGTCGTCGTCGCCCTCGGTGCCGGTCTCCTCGCCGGGGCCCGCTACCGGGGCTGGCTCTGGCTCGGCCTCAACGCCGGCATGCTCTTCGGCGTCGGCTTCTGCACCTGGCTGATGTACCAGTCGCTGTACGAGATCAACTCGCTCTGTCTGTGGTGCTGCCTGGCCTGGGTCGCCACCATCGTCATGTTCTGGTACGTCACCGCGCACAACGTCCGGCACGGGGTGATCCCCGCCCCGGCGGGCGTGCGGACCTTCCTCGGCGAGTTCACCTTCGCCCTGCCCGTCCTGCACATCGGGATCATCGGGATGCTGATCCTGACCCGATGGTGGGAATTCTGGACGAGCTGA
- a CDS encoding DUF5949 family protein, with protein sequence MTTSNVVSSARSASPLGTLTVIPWSSEPSADSAGTPFLMAYSLGDGRDGPEAGQQAMRTALETMGLSVGDRLFDLDKDAGITASLLVEGGSAVLNLPFLKVQCPVPEEWQEAARERGQVYLICSVRPWPEAVPGQPVDEARLRAFVSDEEMLKDSAHVLMPVRRLQG encoded by the coding sequence ATGACCACTTCCAACGTCGTTTCCTCGGCGCGCAGCGCCTCTCCGCTGGGAACTCTCACGGTGATCCCGTGGTCCAGCGAGCCCTCCGCCGATTCGGCCGGTACGCCGTTTCTCATGGCGTATTCGCTCGGCGACGGCCGGGACGGCCCGGAGGCCGGTCAGCAGGCCATGCGGACCGCCCTGGAGACCATGGGCCTCTCCGTCGGCGACCGGCTCTTCGACCTGGACAAGGACGCCGGGATCACCGCCTCGCTGCTCGTCGAGGGCGGCTCCGCCGTCCTCAACCTGCCGTTCCTGAAGGTGCAGTGCCCGGTGCCCGAGGAGTGGCAGGAGGCGGCCCGCGAGCGCGGCCAGGTCTACCTGATCTGCTCCGTACGGCCCTGGCCCGAGGCGGTCCCCGGGCAGCCGGTCGACGAGGCGCGGCTGCGGGCCTTCGTGTCCGACGAGGAGATGCTCAAGGACAGCGCCCACGTCCTGATGCCCGTCCGGCGTTTGCAGGGCTGA
- a CDS encoding tyrosinase family oxidase copper chaperone, with product MIVPRRVALRSLFALAVTAFTGGALGRITTRPPAGAPAENAGDPHAFDEMYGGRRIRGFSGPEGEPVALVDGRPLHLMRCADGGYVTPIDHYESCPTPLAAVRAAVDELGTARLSPLAAAHGVHTDPTGGSPRGVHA from the coding sequence ATGATCGTCCCGCGCCGCGTCGCACTGCGGTCCCTCTTCGCGCTGGCCGTCACCGCTTTCACGGGGGGCGCCCTCGGCCGCATCACGACCCGCCCACCCGCCGGAGCGCCCGCGGAGAACGCGGGCGACCCGCACGCCTTCGACGAGATGTACGGGGGCCGACGCATCCGGGGCTTCTCCGGCCCCGAGGGCGAGCCGGTGGCCCTCGTCGACGGCCGGCCGCTGCATCTGATGCGCTGCGCCGACGGCGGTTACGTCACCCCGATCGACCACTACGAGTCCTGCCCGACGCCGCTGGCGGCCGTCCGCGCGGCCGTGGACGAGCTGGGCACCGCCCGGCTCTCCCCGCTCGCCGCCGCCCACGGCGTCCACACCGACCCGACGGGAGGGAGCCCGCGTGGTGTACACGCGTAA
- a CDS encoding tyrosinase family protein: MVYTRKNQRDLTGAERRKFVAAVLELKRTGEYDRFVRTHIDHYTADGEGRLRVAHMTPSFLPWHRKFLLEFETALRRIDPTVSVPYWDWTRDNSPASSLWGEDFLGGNGRRSDLQVMTGPFAHSAGRWAITQSMTEERFLTRDFGRPRDPITLPTQAQLDEVMRERVYDVTPWNSTSASGFRNRLEGWAPGRGNERFRIHNRVHRWVGGLMLGGGSVNDPVFWLHHSFVDLVWSRWQQRNPGAAYLPAEPPPLGDAQYRKVVARHEPMAPWGVTPASMFDHSRIYRYA; encoded by the coding sequence GTGGTGTACACGCGTAAGAACCAGCGCGATCTGACCGGCGCCGAGCGCCGGAAGTTCGTCGCGGCCGTCCTGGAGCTCAAGCGTACGGGAGAGTACGACCGCTTCGTCCGCACCCACATCGACCACTACACGGCCGATGGGGAGGGCCGGCTCCGGGTCGCCCACATGACGCCCAGCTTCCTGCCCTGGCACCGCAAGTTCCTGCTGGAGTTCGAGACGGCCCTGCGGCGGATCGACCCGACGGTCTCCGTCCCGTACTGGGACTGGACCCGCGACAACAGTCCGGCGTCCTCGCTCTGGGGCGAGGACTTCCTCGGCGGCAACGGCCGCCGGTCCGACCTCCAGGTGATGACCGGCCCCTTCGCGCACTCCGCCGGACGCTGGGCGATCACCCAGTCGATGACCGAGGAACGATTTCTGACCAGGGACTTCGGCCGGCCCCGCGACCCGATCACGCTGCCGACGCAGGCCCAGCTGGACGAGGTGATGCGGGAACGGGTGTACGACGTGACGCCGTGGAACTCGACGAGCGCATCCGGCTTCCGCAACCGCCTGGAGGGCTGGGCGCCGGGCAGGGGCAACGAGCGGTTCCGCATCCACAACCGGGTGCACCGCTGGGTCGGCGGTCTGATGCTCGGCGGCGGCTCCGTGAACGACCCGGTGTTCTGGCTGCACCACTCCTTCGTCGACCTGGTCTGGTCGCGCTGGCAGCAGCGCAACCCGGGGGCCGCGTACCTCCCCGCGGAGCCGCCGCCGCTCGGGGACGCGCAGTACCGCAAGGTCGTCGCCCGGCACGAGCCGATGGCGCCCTGGGGAGTGACACCGGCGTCGATGTTCGACCACAGCCGGATCTACCGGTACGCCTGA
- a CDS encoding chaplin — protein MSRIAKAAAVLAGTGAVALSGAGLAVADSGAEAVAAHSPGVASGNVVQVPVHVPVNLCGNTVSVIGLLNPAFGNACVNADGNGNGNGHGDGGYGG, from the coding sequence ATGTCTCGCATCGCGAAGGCTGCCGCTGTTCTCGCCGGCACGGGTGCCGTTGCCCTCAGCGGAGCCGGCCTGGCCGTCGCCGACTCGGGCGCCGAGGCCGTCGCCGCCCACTCGCCCGGTGTCGCCTCCGGCAACGTCGTCCAGGTCCCGGTCCACGTCCCGGTCAACCTCTGCGGCAACACCGTCAGCGTCATCGGTCTGCTGAACCCGGCGTTCGGCAACGCCTGCGTCAACGCCGACGGCAACGGCAACGGCAACGGCCACGGTGACGGCGGCTACGGCGGCTGA